In Desulfosporosinus youngiae DSM 17734, the genomic stretch ACAGGGATAGATGTATGGCTAATGGCACCTTCTACCGGTAACCAAGGTCAGAATCTTTTTTCAGCCTTAGAGCATATGATTATCTGTCCGGGCTCTTTAATCTCCATTGAATCGACATTACCTCCAGGCACAATGGTTCGAATTCGTGAATTCTTAGAGAAAAGAGGATTCAAATTAGGGACGGATCTTTTCTTAATTCATGTTCCTCACAGAGTTATGTTTGGAGTGGATAAAACCGTTTGTGATACTCCAAGAGTGATGGGGGCCTTTACGAAAGAATGTTTAAAAAAGGGACGTGAGTTTTATAACCCATTAGTCCCTCTTTTGGTAGAGGTTGGGGATGTCAGAGTGGCGGAATTATCTAAGGTTGTGGAAAATGTAAAACGCTATGTTGATGTAGCCTTTGCCCAGGAAATCTATGGATTTTGTGTCTCGAAGGGCATAAGTTATGAAGAACTAAGAACGGCTGTCAATAGTAAAAACAATGTAGAACTTCTGGCAACGGATTGGGGAATTGGCGGGGAGTGTCTGCCGAAGGATATGAACTTTTTAAGGACGGTTTGTTCCTCAGCTTTGTTAGAGGGAGCTGAACTAGCGGATAAGAACTATAGAGA encodes the following:
- a CDS encoding UDP-N-acetyl-D-mannosaminuronate dehydrogenase, yielding MKICVVGLGNIGFNLFVYLDQKFPGEVIGVDVNEGRVKELRRQGYRVTADYRALTGIDVWLMAPSTGNQGQNLFSALEHMIICPGSLISIESTLPPGTMVRIREFLEKRGFKLGTDLFLIHVPHRVMFGVDKTVCDTPRVMGAFTKECLKKGREFYNPLVPLLVEVGDVRVAELSKVVENVKRYVDVAFAQEIYGFCVSKGISYEELRTAVNSKNNVELLATDWGIGGECLPKDMNFLRTVCSSALLEGAELADKNYRDSIQVQVGSDKEVWVRGISYKTGVKDLNHSRGVDLVRALEAAGNTVKVDDPLFSPDELNEAGFNPIDQQELNSQDPKVDAARVILDRHKALEAKGLPLI